CGAAGGCGGAGAACTCACCTTCCATCAGGTCGAAATAGCTTTCGGTTGCTGAACGCTGGTGCGGATAGAAACCGAGGTAACGGGAGAATTCGACCAGAAACTTCAGATGGAAATTATTCACGGAACCTTCCGTGTGGTCAAGCAACAGAATCGCGTTTTTCAGAAAGGAGAACATACCTGCATTTCCTTCCTCTTCCGCAATGGCGCGGCCAATGACCTCTGCCATGAAGAGGGCAATGCAGGTCTTCATCGTATCGAACGGAATGCCGTTCAGCGCCACCTCTCGTTCCATTGAGCGCAGATTCTTCAGCGACTTCCGGTCATCGTTCGTAAAACTGACCTCCACCAGACTGAGCGGCTGCAGCATGGCCAATTTGGGCAGCGCGTTCTTTCCTTTTCCGGTACGCACCATGCACGATTGCAGCCCGGCCTTTTCCGTATAAATCTTGGCTATGACCGAACTGTCTGAATACCGAATGGTACTCAGAACAATGCCGCTGGTCTTGATGATCATGGGTTATTTAATGAACAGGATCTTGGTAACGATGGTCTGTTTGCCGTCACTATTGGTGGCAAAGACCATGTAAACTCCGCTTTGCGCGCGTTCGCCATTCAAATTGTTCCCGTTCCAAATGGCCTGGCCACCGTAGGCAGTTGTGGCAAAAACAACCCTTCCGGACGCATCGGTGATCTTCACATCCGCATTGCGCGTGAGGCCTTTAATGGCGATCGGCCCCTCGTAATTCGCCTCTACCGGATTCGGATAAGCATATACATCGTCTTTCGTTATTGTTTCCACTCCCCAAGTGGCCGTACTCTTGTATGATATGAGTCCCTTGTCTGTTCCGATAAAAACCTCTCCGCTGAGATGGTCTATACCAAGTGACGTGATCTGATTGCTGAAAAGCGGACTGTTCTCCTCCGTAAAATGATAGATCTGCTGCGTGCCATCGGCCGACATCAGGAAAACCCCAGCGTTTCCGGTTCCGATCCATTTTCGGTTGGCACCATCAATGGCAATGGCCGTTACGCTTTCGTTGGCCAACAGATACTGCACGTAACCGTCCTGCTCCACAAGAATCTGCTGAGAATCGAAATTACCACCGGAGAAAACACTCTCCGGAGAGTAGAAGACCGATATTCCATTGTCGGTACCCACCCATATTTCACCGTCAAAATCAGAGGCAATGCAGAAAACGTTATTGCTTGCCAGATTCCCGTTTCCGGTACTCTGGTTCAACTTTTTCGACTGATCGTCACTTGTGTAAGCCAGCGTGCCACCATCATTGAAAACAACCACACCGGTACCTCGTGGAGCTACCATCCATTTCTGACCGCTGTTGTCAATGGCAATATCCCCAATGGTGATGGCACCGACACCTTGAACATGAAAACCGTACCAGTTGCCTTCTCGGTCTTTGGCATGTAGCAGCTTGTCCGTCTCAGATTGGGTCATCCAGAGCGTTCCTGTATTACGGTCTATTTCCAACCCGCAAACCCTTACCAAACCAGGAACAACTTCAAGTGTTTCCAAACTGCTGTTCGTAGAATCATAATGCGCAGCAAACTGGTTGTCGTAGTATTCGATAACACCCGAACCCCAAGTACTTGCATACACCCTTTTGCTGTCGAAAGGATCGACCAGCACACGGATGAAGTCACCCATTCCGGCTGTTTGAGGCATGGAGCTCGGCAGCAGATTCACCCATTCATTGTCGATGTATGAAAAGACCCCATTGGGATTATATCCTGCACCCCACAATGAGGTCAAACTTCCAGAGGCCACGTAGCATCTGCCATCCCAAATACTGATGTCGGAATTTAGAATTGAGGCGGGTCCATTGACCGATACGATCTGGAAACTGAGATCCAACGGATGCCTCACCAGTCCAACGTTCCTGTCGGCTATCCAGATGATGCCATTAGAATCGATGATCGCATGATTGGGATATGCGTCAATTCCGTTGTAGGAGTAAGCAAGCCGCTGTCTTACCTGATTCACGTCATACTCGGCCACATTGCTTACTCCGATAACGAGCAATCGGTCGTCCGTGCTCTCAAGTGCTTTGACCATTGTAGGGTCTGTCAGCTGAAATGTGCTCCACTGACCATTGTGATACCAAAAGACCGTGTCGCTGGTCCCGTCCGTCCAGTTGGCATACAGCCCATTGTTGAACCATGCACAGGTATTGTAGCTTCCTGCCGGAAGGCCACTGAAAAGATTCCAATTCTCGTAATTGGCCAGATTCGGGCTATTGAGAGGTGCGTGGTAGATGCCCTCTTCTGTGCAGGCAAAGATCTCATTGGCGGAAGTTGACACATCCTGAATGTCCAAACTGGTTCCATTGGGACCGATGTAATACGTGTCCTTTATCTCATGCTTTACGATATCCAGCACAACCACACCGAAACCGCATGCCAGATATGCATAATCGCCATTCACGTGCATATTATTGATGGTCTTCAACCCGAGAATCGATTTATCCTTAATGTCAGGAATATTGATGACCTGCCCATCCTGAAGAAGGTCAATGTTTGTATTGGAGTAAGCAATGATCAGCGTTTGGTTGTCATCGCTCCAAGCAATGGATGAGAAACCGATATCTGAAAGACCGCTCACCTTCGACCATCGTATAATGTCTCCTTCGGTTTTGTGATGCTGGAAAAGGCCACTTCCCGAAGCTGCGAAGATCCAGTCTCCGGCATCTGCCACCTGCACACCATCATTGTATGGAAGATGGTCGCGCCATTGCCCAATGGCTATCTGCGCAAAGAGCGGACAGTTGATCAGAAAGACCAACGAAACAAGGAAGAAGCTTCGCGACATGAGTCTGGTGACGGTTTCTATCATCAAGGAACAAGTATAGTTGTTGCGTGGCGAATTAACTGCAAATGCCGCGATATATTGTGCCGAGCGGGTACACCTTTTCCCATAGCTTTGCCTTGAAGCATGAATCACCTGCGGCAAATAGGCGTTCTGGCCATTCTGGTTCTCGTTTGTGTTGGAGCTTATTGGGAGATCGCCACCTTTCAGAATTCCCTCAAATGGGACATGCTCGACTGCTACTTCCCGTGGCGATTTATTGTGGGAGAAAGCATTCAGCACCGCATTTTCCCTTTCTGGAACCCGTACCAACATCTCGGTTACCCGATCCATGCCGATATGCGTTCGGTCTTTTATCCCGAAGCCATCTTGGTCGGACTGTTCGGTGGCTACAACCTCAAGGTCCTCCATTTCCTGTTCATCTTTTACATCAGCATGGCGGGGCTGGGCATTTACACACTGGCGGGGCTGTTCTTAAAACGTGAGTTCCCCAAGTTGCTGGCGGCCATCTCGTACGTGCTTTGCGGCTTTTTTGTGGGGCACGGACAGGAGATGTTCGGCATTATTGCCGCCACGTGGATTCCGTGGGTGCTGCATTACTTCATCCGGTTTCAGAGACATGGTATGTGGGCCGACCTTTGGAAACTGCTCTTCTTCCTGTTCCTGCAATTGACGGGCGGATATCAGGCGCTCAGCCTCATGCTTTTCTACCTGCTTCTCGCGTTGGGCTTGGCCGAGTTCATCCCCCAAGTAAGAACAGGCCAATGGAAAAACCTGCTGTTCAAGAATCTGGCGTTGGCCAGCGTGCTGTTGGTATCGCTTTCCGTTCTTATTGTCACCTACGTTCAGGTTTCCCCCAATGTGGACCGCCTGACCGGCATGTCGCTTCAGGACACCTATTTCGGTTCGCTCACACCCCAGTCGTTGCTATCGCTGATCGCCCCGTTCTCGGTGGCGGCCGATGGCTCGTTTCTCGGTACCGACAGCACCATGGCCAATGTCTATGTTGGGTTGTTGGTGATGGCGCTTTTCCTCGTTGGGCTGTTCCAACGAAAGGGACTGCTGCTGAACATCATCCTGATCTTTGGAATCGTGTGCCTACTGGCAAGTTTGGGGCCGAGCACACCTATGCGGGCATTCCTGTACCACTATGTTCCCGGCATGAACCTCTTCCGCATGTCGAGTTTCTTCTCATATTTCAGCCAGTTGGCGTTCATTCTTGTTGCCGCGCATGGCTTTGAACAGATGCTGAAAAAACCAGAGACCCGCTCAAAATGGCTCTTGCGCAGTTCGGTGGTCGTGCTTCTGGCAACGCTCGTCATTGCCGTCACCACTTACTTCGATCAGGCATCGGGAGCCAATGTTTCGCTCGATCTGCTTTTGGGGCCTTTCCGCTTTACGCAAGACATGAGCTACCACCAACGCCTGTTCATGCACACAGCGTTGCAGGTGATGCTTCTGTTGCTCTTTATCGGTTCGCTGCTGGTTATCCGAAGGAGACCAACGGCCATCGCCCCCACCATCTTGGTGTTTGTCCTGGTGGAAATGTTCATCTCTGCCCGACTGAACTTTCCCGCCACGGTGGGCGACCACACGCCTCCGGCCCAAACGCAGGCCAAACTCGACCGCCAGCCAAAAGGTTTTCCGTTCCCAAGTTTGGATGGGTCCATCGCACAGAACACGGAGTACAAACCCGAGATCAGTCCGCTCTACCACAACACCAATACGTTCACCAAGACCAATTCGTGGGACGGGTTCAACAGCTTTCAATTGGCGCGGTTCCAGAATTTTACCGGGAAGCAGGAAGCAGATTATCTGAACGACATCAAAAACCCCTTCCTGTTCAGTACTGCTGAGAACACTTCCATCGAATTCCTGGAGTATGGGCCTGATGAAATGCTTTGCGAGATAAATGCGCATTCGGCCATGGAGATTGTCCTCCAGCAGATCTTCTATCCGGGTTGGGAAGTTCGGGTAGATGGGAATCCTGCGGAGTTGAACATCTATCATGATGCCTATTCATCGGTGCGAGTGGAAGAAGGAAAACATACGGTCACGTTCCGATACGTGAATGCACCCGTCAAGTACGGCTTCTTCATCTCCTACCTCCTCTTCGGGCTCATCGTGGCGGCCAGCATCTTTCATCTGCTGAGAACTTATACAGGTTTCGGACAGGCCATGGGTGGAACCGTGGTAATCGTACTTGTTTCGATCGGATTGCTGGGTTTCGAGTGGTCGAGAACAGCTACGATGGCCTCTCACAGAATGGAGGGTTACCATCGTCTTTCGTCTTTGCTTAGTGAGCAGCTATCATCTGGCGACAGGCTTTTCCTACAGGTGGAGAGACCAGAAGTGATGGACAGCGTGCTGAGATCATTGGGCGTTTCCGCCAAGGCCACGTTCATTAACGGCCGAACACGTGTCGGACAGGCGGAACTTTTGACCGCGTTGGGTACGGATTCCTCCGCATCGCGGCTCATCTATGCGGGCAGCATGCTTCCAACGGATGAGACCACTTTGGCCTACCTCCGCGCCCATTTTGCGTTGGAATCAACCACGGAGGTCGGTCGCGAGTTCATCCATGTCTTCAGCAAGAACCCTCCATCCGAAATGGTGTTCCATGCCTTGAATGATTTCGAGGGACCGAACGCTGCGTGGAACTACGATCTCATACGTGTTGACTCTGCTGCACAGGCTTTCTCGGGCCGGTTCGGGTGGCGCATCCGTTCGGAGCAACCGGGAAGTCCTGGCCTCACGATTCGAGTGGGAGATGTGACCGATGACCCCAAACCGACCTTGCTTTTCGGACTGAAGGCATTGGTACCATCCGATAGCGTAAGCAATGCGGGCCTATGGATGGTTGTGGAACGTGATGGCAAGCAGCATTGGAGCCGTGCCAAGGACATTAAACCGAGTGCGCCTGATGCGGAACATTGGTTCGAGACCGTGTTGATGGTAAAGCCGGATAGCGAACTGAAACCCGATGACACCATTAAGGTGTTTGTGTGGGGTGGCGAGGGCGATGCCTTGCACATAGACGACACGTGGTTCGCCCTTTTCCCAGCCAAATAACCTTTCGGTGTCGCTCCTCCAGAGCTCTGGTCAACCTTGATCATCCGTTGCTACCAAAATAAACGTCCCGATGGGACTATCAGAGTTCCGTAGGAACAGGATTATGGTAGAAAAATGTCAGACAGGCCCAAGTCCCGTAGGGACGACACCTACCTGTAGCCGTTCAAGTCACTTCCGCTTGCGGATGATGTAGGTCGGTCTGCGCTTGCCTTCCATAAACCCTTTGCCCACGTATTCGCCCAGTATACCGAGCATCACCAGCTGAACCCCGCCAATGAAAAGCACGCTGGCGGTGGTACTTGCCCAACCCGTTACGGCCTGGTCGGTAAAGGCGAAGATGTAGATGACGTAAATGCCGTACAATCCCGCAAGGGAGGCAATGATAAGCCCCAGCAGGATGGAAAGTTGCAGCGGACGGATGCTGAAGGACGTGATGCCCGAAAGCGCCAGCGAGAACATCTTGCGGTACGTGTAATTGGACTTTCCCGCGAAGCGGTCGCTGGCCTTGTAGCTGATGGCGGCCTGCCGGAATCCGACCCAGCTTACCAACCCTCTGAAGAAGAGGTACGACTCATCCATTTCCTTCAATACGTCCACCACTTGCCTGTCGAGCAGGCGGTAGTCGGCTGTGCCGGGATGTATCTGCACGGAGGAGAGGCGTTGCGCCAAACGATAGAACATGCGGGAGGTGGTGCGCTTGAGCCACGAGAGGTTCTTGTCCTCTTCGCGCTGCGTGAACACCACTTCGTAGCCTTCCTGCCATTTGGAAACCAACTGCGGAATGAGCGCGGGCGGGTGCTGCAGGTCTGCATCCATGCTGATGACGCAATCGCCATCCGCGTTATCGAGCCCTGCTTTAAGGGCGGCCTGATGACCGAAGTTTCGGGAGAGTTGCAGCAGCTTCACATTCGCATTCTGCTGCGCGATGCCGTCTATCAGCCCAACGGTGTTGTCTGCGCTTCCATCATCCACAAAAAGGACCTCATACCTGCTGAACTTCGCGAGTTCGGGAAG
The sequence above is drawn from the Flavobacteriales bacterium genome and encodes:
- the recO gene encoding DNA repair protein RecO, which gives rise to MIIKTSGIVLSTIRYSDSSVIAKIYTEKAGLQSCMVRTGKGKNALPKLAMLQPLSLVEVSFTNDDRKSLKNLRSMEREVALNGIPFDTMKTCIALFMAEVIGRAIAEEEGNAGMFSFLKNAILLLDHTEGSVNNFHLKFLVEFSRYLGFYPHQRSATESYFDLMEGEFSAFEPIHPYFMEGLVTQRFHELVEIEMSAHSTVRMTNDIRRQLLQKLIDYYRLHLHGIKEINAHKVLEEVLS
- a CDS encoding T9SS type A sorting domain-containing protein → MEDLEVVATEQSDQDGFGIKDRTHIGMDRVTEMLVRVPERENAVLNAFSHNKSPREVAVEHVPFEGILKGGDLPISSNTNENQNGQNAYLPQVIHASRQSYGKRCTRSAQYIAAFAVNSPRNNYTCSLMIETVTRLMSRSFFLVSLVFLINCPLFAQIAIGQWRDHLPYNDGVQVADAGDWIFAASGSGLFQHHKTEGDIIRWSKVSGLSDIGFSSIAWSDDNQTLIIAYSNTNIDLLQDGQVINIPDIKDKSILGLKTINNMHVNGDYAYLACGFGVVVLDIVKHEIKDTYYIGPNGTSLDIQDVSTSANEIFACTEEGIYHAPLNSPNLANYENWNLFSGLPAGSYNTCAWFNNGLYANWTDGTSDTVFWYHNGQWSTFQLTDPTMVKALESTDDRLLVIGVSNVAEYDVNQVRQRLAYSYNGIDAYPNHAIIDSNGIIWIADRNVGLVRHPLDLSFQIVSVNGPASILNSDISIWDGRCYVASGSLTSLWGAGYNPNGVFSYIDNEWVNLLPSSMPQTAGMGDFIRVLVDPFDSKRVYASTWGSGVIEYYDNQFAAHYDSTNSSLETLEVVPGLVRVCGLEIDRNTGTLWMTQSETDKLLHAKDREGNWYGFHVQGVGAITIGDIAIDNSGQKWMVAPRGTGVVVFNDGGTLAYTSDDQSKKLNQSTGNGNLASNNVFCIASDFDGEIWVGTDNGISVFYSPESVFSGGNFDSQQILVEQDGYVQYLLANESVTAIAIDGANRKWIGTGNAGVFLMSADGTQQIYHFTEENSPLFSNQITSLGIDHLSGEVFIGTDKGLISYKSTATWGVETITKDDVYAYPNPVEANYEGPIAIKGLTRNADVKITDASGRVVFATTAYGGQAIWNGNNLNGERAQSGVYMVFATNSDGKQTIVTKILFIK
- a CDS encoding glycosyltransferase is translated as MSDQPFVSIVIPCYNEEGNIQALYDQLLPELAKFSRYEVLFVDDGSADNTVGLIDGIAQQNANVKLLQLSRNFGHQAALKAGLDNADGDCVISMDADLQHPPALIPQLVSKWQEGYEVVFTQREEDKNLSWLKRTTSRMFYRLAQRLSSVQIHPGTADYRLLDRQVVDVLKEMDESYLFFRGLVSWVGFRQAAISYKASDRFAGKSNYTYRKMFSLALSGITSFSIRPLQLSILLGLIIASLAGLYGIYVIYIFAFTDQAVTGWASTTASVLFIGGVQLVMLGILGEYVGKGFMEGKRRPTYIIRKRK